The following nucleotide sequence is from Megalops cyprinoides isolate fMegCyp1 chromosome 6, fMegCyp1.pri, whole genome shotgun sequence.
ATAGGAAGTAGAAACAGCGTTACAACAAAACAATCATGAAATTAATCATGAAATACCTCACAATGGGCTTCTGGTATTTTCAGCATAGTTTCAGTTACAAAGCAGAGCAAACATTCTCATACCATTGATAATTTGTCTTAATTAAAAACCTGTAATATTTCATCTATGAGTCAGTTTGGATTTTtgatgctgttttatttttttctgtaataccACTTTTATATATAGTTGGATGGGTTGCAGACAAGACAACAGGATAATAACTTTTACAATTGCTGTCACACTTGACCATCTTCCACTTAAAACAGCTTGAAGGAACTTACACTTCTGGTCAAAGAGACATACTGTAGGTTCTCTATGTAACTGAGAACCTGAATGTTTGAAAACTGGGAGTGTCTGTCCTGTTGAAACTGGCATAATGAGTCTTGGACTTAATTGCAACAATAAAGACCTAAAGGCTAAAGTTATTCATTCGTGTACACTACATACATTTCCCTGTATGGGTCATGCCAAAATCGTTGCCACATTTCCAAATGAAACATGTTACAACTGTTTCTCCCATGCATTAAACAAAAACCTAGATCAGTTTCACAGATGCAGCTCGTTCCAGCTGAATGTTTGCACTGGCCAGAAGACAGCTTGGGTTTAAAAGGGCTAGTGAATGCGTAAAGCAGCTAAGTACAGCATCACCTGAATTTTCCCATGAAATACTCCTCAAgttacataaaatgtatatgcagcaatataaatgaaataaataggGTAGAACATGGTTTAATTAAATCATCAGATTGTGCAGTAATTATGGTGTTGCGATCAGATGCTTGTTTCTCCATGTAAAGGTCCACGGTAAATCAGGTCTTTTCACaactcattttatttcagcatgtaCACAAAGAGACTTCACACAGCCTCCCACTGATGACTTAGTagctggttgccatggagacgtTTCAAGCGCAACCGATGAACTGACGGATTGTGTTGGCCTCTCATAACACTTTTGTGCCACCGGGCTATTGTACAATGATGACTCACTGTTTGTGGAGTGCCATTCATCTGACGCCTCGGCTTCAGCAGACGGCGGTAGTGGAAGGATAGGCATTCGTCGTGCGCCATGCAGCGCCATGTCCGCAGGTCCCTGGCCGGGGAGATTCTGAGCGGTCTGAGGAAAAGCCGGCGGCACTCTGCCTCCGATGTCCTCCTCAAAGTTCTTCAGAGGCGGCGCAGCTCGGCGGTGGAGATCCTGTCCTCTTCCACTCAGAGGGTCATGGTCGCGCTCAGCATGGCGGAGGCTCACGCAGACCTGAGAGGAAGGAAACGTAATGCTAACAGAACAGCCTCGCCTTTCTCTTAAAACTCCTCTGTTGACTGCTTGTTCTGCTGGTAGCACTTGGCAAACTCACCATCTTGTCCTCGTGGTGATTTAGTCAGGGCATCTTTTGCTGCAGATCAGTTATGTACGTTTAAAGGCAGACGTCAGTAAGAGGTTAAGAGTCTTGGCCAACATGAAGGTTGTGAGATGGTTACGTTCCTCCGAAGACACGCTGTTGCTAGGACTCTACGGCGTTGGAAAATATCAGGAATAAGTGTGGCAATAGGGGAAAAGCGGAGGGTCTGaatgtgtggtgtggtgggaaCAATGAGAGTGGCGTGAGATTGAACACCGTgttcctgttttcctgtgcaTTCCTgattttccctctcctccttgcCTCCAGTGAGCACCAGGGTCCCCACTGCGAAGTACACGAAGGTAGGGGAGACGCTGAGGCACGTAATCCCGGGCCACATGCAGTGTTCCATGGCGTGTGGAGGGCGAGCCTGCAAGTACGAGAACCCCTCCCGCTGGAGCGACGAGGAGCAGGCCATCAAGGGGCTCTACTCCTCCTGGTAAGCAGCACAGCATCTTGCAGGTTTTAAATGTTCCGCTTGTCAAAACTGGCCCGAAAGACTCTTTACCCTGAATTTCAAATCATCAAGTCAGTGCATGTGGTTGGCCACACTTCAGCCAAAAAATTATTTGCTAgtagtgtatttttatttgattgtagGCATGATAGAGCTGCATTCAGCTGCAGGTATCAAGGTTGATATTTATATCAGATTagctcaaaataaatgcattaatgaaagTGCACTTACTCACTTGGAGTGTTAAGTGTGAAGAGGACTGCAGATCTGAAGGTGATTTGAGCATTGTAATAAATACTCATTGAATAGTACTCATTCATGTAAacatgctgttcatttcagGATCACAGACAACTTGCTGGCTATGGCAAGGCCTTCTACAGAAATCATTGAGAAATACAACATCATCGACCAGTTTCAAAGGTATAAAAACTGCACTTTTTGAGCTGAAATTGCTCCATTTTAATGGTAATGAGGAAGTAATCAATGTGTCGTATGATgatacagtaatacattttaaaaaggattcttgcaaatgcaaaatatggATATACTGGACCTGGATAAGTCCAACAGCATGTGTTATCAGAAagttctgaaaaagcctaaATCCCCTTTCCAGTGTGGGAACTGGCTCTGAGGGTCGGATCTTGTGGAGGTGCATGGTGGCTCTGAGGGTCGGATCTTGTGTAGGTGCATGGTGGCACTGAGATTCGGAGCTTGTGTAGCTGCGTGATGACACTGACGGAGAGAAGAGGGACGTGATGCTGCCACGTGTGGCTTTGCTGACTGTGACTCTGTCCCTGTGCAGGTGCGGCCTGAGGACAGTAATTAACCTACAGCGCCCAGGAGAGCATGCCAGCTGTGGCTACCCGCTAGAGCAGGAGAGCGGCTTCACGTACCGACCTGAGACCTTCATGGAGGCAGGCAGTGAGTCACACCTTCGCTATTCTTCCATCCTAATTATTGGCTTAGCGCTAATGGATTCCTGCCTATTCACCAAGGAtgaaaagtaattatttttcaccAACAGCAAATGGGCAGTCAGAAGGGCGTAAGAGGTCTCCTATGGAACATTTTgtattgcatttattaattattcttTGAAGTATTGAAGatataatgcattataaaaagCAAATCCTTGTTTTAGATGATATGGAGTGAtttcagttctgaaaaaaaactaaacttgCATTGCAGTTATTGAATGCATTAACTGAGTTTGATCAATTCAGTTTCATATCAATTTCATTACATACGTTAAATACGAGTTTAAGTTTGGAAACCTTAAATTCACTTTCAGGTGCATTCAGATTTGGTACtaaattctgttctgttcaaagTTTAAAAAGACAGGCATTTCTTTTACTATCAAAGACCATACAATAATTAGACTTGTGTCTCTCTACTTTGACTATGCATTAGCAAGGAGTGCAGACGTCAGATTCCACAATTCATGTGAATGACACATGAGCCTTCTTCTCCCATGTCAGCATCTGTTAACCCATGCTGTCAAATTTTTCTCTTGAAATTCACTTTGTTACCAAAACTTGCATTTTATTCTCTTCTATTGCAATTGAATCATTGTAATGACTAGCACATACTGAAAATCAActacattttgaatatttatagtTGGGGGCACTATGCATAGTTAATGTGatgattataatttttattatatatttgaaaCATGACGACTGACACaataatttttcttttagtttatttttacaattttggaTGGAAAGACTATGGTGTGGCTTCTCTTACTACGATCCTCGACATGGTCAAGGTGATGTCATTTGCGATCCAGGAGGGAAAAATGGCTGTTCACTGTCATGCAGGGCTTGGAAGAACAggtaaaaaaacaataatgagaACAGAACtaaaattgattttcatttcatgtaagGTGGAGAATATAAAGCTCCCACATGGACACTTAAGTGTAATTAAGTCCTGGTCCTTTGAGATTGTGCATCCTGAGTTCATTTGTAATTCCTATTAATGAGGCTTTGCTAATTCCTTGATTAATGCATCAACTGTGAAGTCAGGATTAGGTATCAATAAAATAGAAAACTGCAGAAAGAATTGAAAAGACAGGGttccatttattaatttttcatcacTGTTTTGTACAGGTGTGTTATTGGCCTGTTACTTAGTGTTTACTACAAGGATGAGTGCTGACCAGGCCATTCTGTTTATGCGAGCGAAAAGACCAAACTCGATCCAGACCAGAGggcagctgctgtgtgtcagggaATTTGCTCAGTTTTTGGTCCCATTGAGAAACGTCTTTTCCTGCGCTGAGCCCAAAGCCAACCCCGTCACCCTGTCCCAGTACCTGACACGTCAGCGCCACCTGCTGCATGGATACGAGGCGCGGCAGCTGAAAAACACGCCAAAAATCGTGCACGTCGTCTGCAAGCTGCTGTTGGATATTGCGGAGAACCGACAGGTCATTCAGGAGGAGGTCTTGGAGATCCCTGACCTCACGGCGGAGGTGGAGAAAACCGTCTCTCAGCAGGCCATCCAACAGCTGGGAAAAGAGATGATAGGGAAGGGCATCAGTGTGCCCTCTCCACGCCCACCCAGTCTGCCCAAACTGCCCTCGGTGCCAGCCAATGATGCAGTGCTCCCCAGCGATCACGACTTGGACCCACTGTGGAACAGACAAAATGGCGGACGTATCAAATCTGGGCCCTGCCTGCGGAAGAGCTACAGTGAATCTGACGTGCACAGGGTTGGAGTAACCTGGATCCTGGTAGACAGCCCTCTGGCTGTCCAGGAGGCCAAACCCTTTACCAACACGTTGAGCAAGCAGTGCTTGTCTCAGAACAACCTGGCGGAGGACCATGAGCCCCACGAGGCCATTCCGTCTTCTGTCCCACTCTCCCACAAGCAGGGCTTGCTCTACAGCTCCACCAGCTCGATCTGGGAGCAGTCGAAAGCAGCCCACGAGAAATCAGAGTCCCCCCTGTTTCACAGGAGGAGGCCCCTGAAAGGCGGGCACCGTAGCTTATCCCTGGGCTGCACAGAGAGGGGCGAGAAGGTCAACAGCAGAGCTGTAGTATCAGCCTGGCAAGCCGAGCGCAAAG
It contains:
- the ptpdc1a gene encoding protein tyrosine phosphatase domain-containing protein 1, whose translation is MVFIVSRFGVEHSEQAVRNGSEEPGSTMAAGVLSDPPYSTAGARSGEHTSEMERDPPVSTRVPTAKYTKVGETLRHVIPGHMQCSMACGGRACKYENPSRWSDEEQAIKGLYSSWITDNLLAMARPSTEIIEKYNIIDQFQRCGLRTVINLQRPGEHASCGYPLEQESGFTYRPETFMEAGIYFYNFGWKDYGVASLTTILDMVKVMSFAIQEGKMAVHCHAGLGRTGVLLACYLVFTTRMSADQAILFMRAKRPNSIQTRGQLLCVREFAQFLVPLRNVFSCAEPKANPVTLSQYLTRQRHLLHGYEARQLKNTPKIVHVVCKLLLDIAENRQVIQEEVLEIPDLTAEVEKTVSQQAIQQLGKEMIGKGISVPSPRPPSLPKLPSVPANDAVLPSDHDLDPLWNRQNGGRIKSGPCLRKSYSESDVHRVGVTWILVDSPLAVQEAKPFTNTLSKQCLSQNNLAEDHEPHEAIPSSVPLSHKQGLLYSSTSSIWEQSKAAHEKSESPLFHRRRPLKGGHRSLSLGCTERGEKVNSRAVVSAWQAERKAVAHQNQSTGRTSPVEAPEFHTGDGNDEIDRSPEIPTFTLQAELPPDARRLRVAQALAVELDEDWEEHRQKVSSWQTELNSREGAWERMCTERDPVVLAGIMWSWLEQLKEPIITKEDVQALDRNHQDLQLALSSMDKGPKQTLVCILHCVAHLKTIPEEAEAAVLDRTIKAFTKMGSDSEEEITVHRTLKAILKPVLHDMRKKAMEELETPCYCISVP